A genomic stretch from uncultured Fibrobacter sp. includes:
- a CDS encoding FISUMP domain-containing protein → MVDERDGQTYRTVTIGGEVTWMAKNLNYAYLQPTADLDSSSRCLGNWSTGCDEYGRLYLWSAMMDSAAIFSDKTRGCGYYETADEWVKCDSKGNIRGVCPEGWRLPTYSDYRKLIPARTSIDMFWACDDVFFEENEICDDVFCEEQLRIKETVFWLAEEENFAYGIVDNYGYRVVLESEVRDLINASKKEYYAVRCVKDEKNVE, encoded by the coding sequence ATGGTTGACGAACGGGATGGGCAAACATATAGAACTGTGACTATAGGTGGTGAAGTTACTTGGATGGCAAAAAATTTGAACTATGCTTATCTGCAACCGACCGCAGACTTGGATTCTTCGAGTCGGTGCCTTGGTAATTGGTCAACAGGATGTGACGAGTATGGACGACTTTATCTATGGTCCGCGATGATGGATAGTGCAGCCATTTTTTCGGATAAAACGAGGGGATGCGGTTATTATGAAACAGCAGATGAATGGGTAAAATGCGATAGTAAGGGAAATATTCGGGGAGTTTGTCCAGAAGGATGGCGTCTTCCTACATACAGTGATTATCGTAAGTTGATTCCTGCGCGAACTTCTATAGACATGTTTTGGGCTTGTGATGATGTTTTTTTTGAAGAAAATGAGATTTGTGATGATGTGTTTTGTGAAGAACAATTGCGAATAAAGGAAACTGTTTTTTGGCTTGCTGAGGAAGAAAATTTTGCATATGGAATTGTTGATAATTATGGATATCGCGTGGTATTAGAATCTGAAGTGAGAGATTTGATTAATGCATCTAAGAAAGAGTATTACGCAGTTCGTTGTGTAAAAGATGAAAAAAACGTTGAATAA
- a CDS encoding isoprenylcysteine carboxylmethyltransferase family protein, with protein MDGQMEKEQEQVNTIENPAEQNVPAESKESGAAPLAEEEPKREFLFRYRGWVLGILSLIMLVFEPADLELIMFLIFINIFILAFYLRVKARRVIGEHTRGDIQEADELVTWGAYARLRHPLYVANAAFGISLIFLHLGLSLRVIPFIVVLVAFEVYLGKLDDRFLEKKFGDEWKIWAQQTPAFFPREFHRSGPMRSAKEAFLADHFTWLWMIMILLLIVVRKIAFMLWT; from the coding sequence ATGGATGGACAAATGGAAAAAGAGCAAGAACAGGTGAATACGATTGAAAATCCTGCCGAACAGAATGTGCCTGCTGAATCAAAGGAATCGGGGGCGGCGCCGCTTGCTGAAGAAGAACCGAAACGCGAGTTCCTGTTCCGCTATCGCGGGTGGGTCCTGGGTATCCTTTCGTTGATCATGCTGGTATTCGAACCGGCGGACCTTGAACTCATCATGTTCCTTATTTTTATCAATATCTTCATCTTGGCATTTTACCTGCGTGTCAAGGCGCGCCGCGTCATTGGCGAACATACTCGTGGTGACATCCAGGAAGCCGATGAGTTGGTGACCTGGGGTGCCTACGCCAGGTTGCGCCATCCGCTGTACGTCGCCAACGCGGCGTTTGGAATTTCGCTGATCTTCTTGCACCTGGGTTTAAGTCTGCGCGTCATTCCGTTCATTGTGGTTCTTGTCGCGTTTGAAGTCTATCTGGGCAAACTCGACGACCGCTTCTTGGAGAAAAAGTTCGGTGACGAGTGGAAAATCTGGGCGCAGCAGACCCCTGCCTTTTTCCCGCGCGAATTCCACCGCTCTGGACCGATGCGTTCTGCAAAAGAGGCGTTCCTTGCAGACCATTTTACATGGCTCTGGATGATCATGATCCTTTTGCTGATTGTTGTCCGTAAGATTGCGTTCATGCTATGGACTTAA
- a CDS encoding efflux RND transporter periplasmic adaptor subunit, translating into MKFFVLLFISLYLIACGGNDSAPGAGAPGKGAAGKGGPGGPGGRPAREIAVEGYIAEAHEAGKVFSAMATLEPLNNVQLTAAASGRLTNLYAKDGAQVQKGALLAKIDDSELRAQLKQAESNQQLAQQKFDRVKTLFEKDGATKADMESAEASLKSAEASVELIKAQIAKTEVRAPFAGKLGFVNVSVGAWLTTGTSIASLSEVKKLKAKFALPQRYASTLKVGDAVDVKDEERNVAKSGKVKALEAALSESSRTRQVLVEVENAGNELLAGSYAKVNVTMQAGMAKSIPIPAEAFTLDKDGAYVFVATGGKAKIKHVETGLRTPIAVDVTGGLDEGDTVITSGLISLREGASVRIREIRHNTDYEVE; encoded by the coding sequence ATGAAGTTTTTTGTTTTGTTGTTTATTTCCTTGTACTTGATTGCCTGTGGCGGTAATGATTCCGCTCCCGGTGCAGGGGCCCCTGGTAAGGGTGCTGCAGGCAAGGGCGGTCCCGGTGGTCCGGGTGGCAGGCCTGCTCGCGAAATCGCAGTAGAAGGCTATATTGCCGAAGCCCATGAAGCGGGCAAAGTTTTTTCCGCAATGGCGACGCTTGAACCGCTGAACAATGTGCAGCTGACGGCGGCCGCGTCGGGCAGACTCACGAACCTTTATGCAAAAGATGGCGCCCAAGTTCAAAAGGGTGCGCTCCTCGCTAAAATTGACGATTCCGAACTCCGTGCGCAACTCAAGCAGGCGGAATCGAATCAACAGCTTGCTCAGCAAAAGTTTGATCGCGTCAAGACGCTTTTCGAAAAAGACGGAGCCACCAAGGCTGACATGGAATCTGCCGAAGCTTCGCTCAAGTCTGCCGAGGCTTCTGTAGAACTCATCAAGGCCCAAATTGCAAAGACCGAAGTGCGTGCCCCGTTTGCAGGCAAGCTCGGCTTTGTGAATGTGTCCGTGGGCGCTTGGCTTACGACGGGTACGTCGATTGCTTCTCTTAGCGAAGTGAAAAAACTCAAGGCAAAATTTGCTCTCCCGCAGCGCTACGCCTCGACGCTTAAAGTGGGCGATGCCGTAGATGTGAAGGACGAAGAACGCAATGTGGCAAAGTCCGGCAAGGTGAAGGCGTTGGAAGCTGCGCTCTCTGAAAGCAGCCGCACGCGTCAGGTGCTTGTCGAAGTCGAAAATGCCGGCAATGAACTTTTGGCAGGCTCTTACGCCAAGGTGAATGTTACGATGCAGGCGGGCATGGCCAAAAGCATCCCGATTCCGGCAGAAGCATTTACTCTCGATAAAGATGGCGCCTACGTATTTGTAGCGACTGGCGGTAAGGCCAAAATCAAGCATGTCGAAACTGGCCTCCGCACTCCGATTGCAGTCGATGTCACCGGTGGTCTCGATGAAGGCGATACGGTAATCACCTCTGGCTTGATTAGCCTTCGCGAAGGGGCTTCCGTCCGTATCCGCGAAATCCGTCATAACACCGATTACGAAGTGGAGTAG
- the ispH gene encoding 4-hydroxy-3-methylbut-2-enyl diphosphate reductase, which produces MKKVILATPRGFCAGVDRAIHVVERAIEKFGTPIYVRHEIVHNKFVVDTLKSEGVVFVDELDEVPSGSVVIFSAHGVAEEIYADAEKRGLQVLDASCPLVLKVHYSAKRHYAAGRHIILIGHAGHAEVEGTLGQLPPGAITLIKNESDARTVEVPADKELAYITQTTLSVAETRKIIEALKERFPNIIGPDAGDLCYATGNRQAAVLDLCSKVDMLLVVGAKNSSNSSRLMELGLEQGIPSHLIASVEDLEMSWFDNIDSVGISSGASAPEVLVQGVVDWIKEKFAPVEIENFVKLVESTKFNLPKALQD; this is translated from the coding sequence ATGAAAAAGGTGATTCTTGCGACACCCCGTGGATTCTGTGCCGGTGTAGACCGCGCCATTCATGTGGTGGAACGCGCTATTGAAAAATTTGGAACCCCTATTTATGTGCGCCATGAAATCGTGCACAACAAGTTTGTGGTCGATACGCTTAAGTCCGAGGGAGTTGTCTTTGTTGATGAACTGGACGAAGTCCCGTCGGGCTCGGTGGTTATTTTCTCTGCCCATGGGGTCGCCGAAGAAATTTATGCCGATGCCGAAAAACGCGGACTGCAGGTGCTGGATGCCAGTTGCCCGCTGGTGCTCAAGGTGCATTACAGCGCCAAGCGCCATTATGCCGCCGGCCGCCATATCATTCTGATTGGGCATGCGGGCCATGCCGAAGTGGAAGGCACTCTGGGCCAGCTCCCGCCGGGCGCCATTACACTTATCAAGAACGAATCCGACGCACGGACGGTGGAAGTCCCCGCTGACAAGGAACTCGCCTACATTACGCAGACCACTCTTTCGGTGGCCGAAACCCGCAAAATTATTGAAGCGCTCAAGGAACGTTTCCCCAATATTATAGGTCCTGATGCGGGTGACCTCTGCTATGCGACGGGCAATCGTCAGGCGGCAGTCCTCGATCTTTGCTCCAAGGTAGACATGCTTTTGGTGGTGGGCGCCAAGAATTCTTCCAATTCCAGCCGTCTCATGGAGCTTGGTCTTGAACAGGGGATTCCGAGCCATTTGATTGCCTCGGTCGAGGATTTGGAAATGAGTTGGTTCGATAATATCGATTCGGTGGGTATTTCGAGTGGCGCAAGTGCTCCCGAAGTGCTCGTTCAGGGGGTGGTAGACTGGATAAAAGAGAAATTTGCACCCGTAGAAATCGAAAATTTCGTAAAATTGGTCGAATCTACCAAATTTAACCTGCCAAAGGCATTGCAAGATTGA
- a CDS encoding S8 family serine peptidase: MKKRKYIVFFFLFCTKIAFATIPSVQLMSERYRTEWNWIEYRLTLKNTSSDIIFNPEIRYYAKGELLSATVDYSTWLYPVVASVTSLDETSIVKLKVNAMLYSGDSVEIHFRIYRDEYLVELNSSQDWSYQHNENVVERNYFMPVYDDYHNLMWGYDPLNGKVNADVVLWSERGVNMVVERYSGDASEIVPAGRFWLFKDVPLSLKEREILDQSGIVRYEVGRHLGKDLILFKSDSDVRKAYLDSVLYGFYNAIPVNDTTRLSLNVSEHSMSDTLPLIVGCWPDVDFANCIGFVQTCGGENVEYARNDVLVKMLIDSIQCIEKNSDVYFVLQQYEGVPLNDNSKFAINLSDIQNTAAFLSAMNDSTKWLNGVDYTGEGIVVGVYDTGIDFSHPDFQEMDSSGIMKKRFIREDEYFGYMAFDSVINEIKEDVEWHGTGVAGIIGGNGTNSRNRVYRGIAPKVHFFSGKTNPYWQIGHVVNHSHMDATKINGVYRNDAYTIDKAIFDNWKKGCNVNHQSSSCVEGDSLTKTVIYAAANSGGLEGKPFQDVQKGFHSVLANSKNAITVGNITSKEGVRFYSSSMGPTWDGRIKPDVMAPGATSEILVNQENPFEILIDYVKLFRAGETLPYMVLDFSSNRLSLDSANLYSSYRGSIVNPNVNNDSLFQLGVNEPNFVALYNGWKFDNRINILSTDELEIRMKLAKGSVLDNIMYGSVFFGTHESSFYNPQGGNSWFEFINTIWNVDTNFATTRVSLNQLPDTLAAYFIRLDFGLVKGIVTPYSCQGDSCGYAYLSDGGTSESAPQVSGLAALMYQKFKKCTGEPLDKMSMRNSTVKSLIIHSAIDMEDSENAHFEWNPDITFAHHNNSGYFTPYGKGPDFATGWGKIDAAATLNTIENYKAKTKEFPRFKEFEIANGMEKRWNVYVNGSPEKMRATLVWDDAPGIYKVVTNEHNFLDSKLMNDLDMYLISPSGRYYYPWRLDPLPTDFIDINGNFIDDFSSGLEKIRMQDVRDAYNNCSSSNLLDSLCFDHLNNVEVVDVENPENGVWQVVIRGTRISYENNETGTAQIASLVSDFELKKSQCQTEHNYLPQSRYVCEYLFDGNSANYVTFAESTFVGTGDTISLYDANESLLGKYVADSLAGKKLKVKSTKLKVVLDSDNDGVQGWGFGVTQIQSIPYSILKMPFEFVN; the protein is encoded by the coding sequence TTGAAAAAACGTAAATATATTGTATTCTTCTTTTTGTTTTGTACAAAAATTGCTTTTGCCACTATTCCATCAGTTCAACTGATGAGTGAACGTTATCGTACAGAGTGGAATTGGATAGAATATCGATTAACCTTAAAAAATACGTCGTCTGATATCATATTTAATCCCGAAATTCGTTATTATGCAAAGGGAGAATTGCTTTCTGCAACTGTTGATTACTCAACATGGCTTTATCCTGTTGTTGCAAGTGTTACTTCGTTAGACGAAACTTCCATTGTAAAACTAAAAGTGAACGCAATGCTATATTCGGGGGATTCTGTAGAGATTCATTTCCGAATATATAGAGATGAATATTTGGTTGAATTGAATTCTAGTCAGGATTGGTCTTATCAGCATAACGAGAATGTGGTTGAACGTAATTACTTTATGCCGGTTTACGATGATTACCATAATTTAATGTGGGGCTATGACCCGCTGAATGGGAAGGTCAATGCGGATGTCGTTTTGTGGAGCGAAAGAGGCGTCAATATGGTTGTTGAACGGTATTCTGGAGATGCTTCGGAAATTGTACCTGCAGGGCGGTTTTGGTTATTCAAGGATGTTCCGCTTTCTTTGAAGGAACGTGAAATTTTGGACCAGAGCGGAATAGTAAGATATGAAGTGGGGCGACATCTTGGCAAGGACTTGATTCTTTTTAAATCGGATTCAGATGTTCGCAAGGCGTATTTGGATAGTGTTTTGTATGGATTTTATAATGCGATACCTGTAAATGATACGACACGTTTGTCTTTGAATGTGTCAGAACATTCTATGAGTGATACCTTGCCTTTGATTGTAGGGTGTTGGCCTGATGTAGATTTTGCAAATTGTATTGGATTTGTGCAAACTTGCGGGGGCGAGAATGTTGAGTATGCAAGAAATGATGTACTTGTTAAAATGCTAATAGATTCAATTCAGTGTATCGAAAAAAATAGTGATGTTTATTTTGTTTTGCAACAGTACGAGGGCGTTCCTTTGAATGATAACTCAAAGTTTGCGATAAATTTATCAGACATTCAAAACACTGCAGCATTTTTATCTGCGATGAATGATTCCACAAAATGGCTTAATGGCGTAGATTATACGGGCGAGGGGATTGTTGTAGGGGTTTATGATACAGGTATTGATTTTAGTCATCCAGACTTTCAGGAAATGGATTCTAGCGGAATTATGAAAAAAAGATTTATTAGAGAAGATGAATACTTTGGATATATGGCTTTTGACTCTGTAATAAATGAAATAAAAGAAGATGTTGAGTGGCATGGAACGGGTGTGGCAGGGATTATTGGTGGTAATGGGACGAATTCTAGGAATCGTGTTTATCGGGGAATTGCCCCGAAAGTCCATTTTTTTTCAGGGAAAACGAATCCTTATTGGCAAATAGGGCATGTTGTAAATCATTCGCATATGGATGCTACAAAAATAAACGGTGTTTATAGAAATGATGCTTACACAATTGATAAGGCTATTTTTGATAATTGGAAAAAAGGGTGTAATGTAAATCATCAATCTTCTAGTTGTGTTGAAGGGGATTCGCTTACGAAAACGGTTATATATGCCGCTGCAAATAGTGGTGGACTTGAAGGGAAACCTTTTCAAGATGTGCAAAAAGGGTTCCACTCTGTGTTGGCAAATTCAAAGAATGCGATTACTGTTGGAAATATTACCAGTAAAGAGGGTGTTCGGTTTTATTCATCAAGTATGGGACCCACTTGGGATGGTCGAATAAAACCGGATGTGATGGCTCCTGGAGCGACAAGTGAAATACTCGTTAATCAAGAGAATCCGTTTGAAATTCTAATTGATTATGTAAAATTATTCCGTGCAGGAGAGACTTTGCCGTATATGGTGCTAGATTTTAGCAGTAATCGATTAAGCCTTGATTCTGCAAATCTTTATTCTTCGTATCGTGGTTCAATTGTCAATCCAAATGTGAATAATGACAGCTTATTTCAGTTAGGCGTTAATGAACCTAATTTTGTAGCTCTATATAATGGGTGGAAATTTGATAATCGGATAAATATTTTGTCAACGGATGAATTGGAAATTCGGATGAAACTTGCGAAAGGATCCGTATTAGATAATATAATGTATGGAAGTGTCTTCTTTGGAACCCATGAATCCTCGTTTTATAATCCTCAAGGAGGAAATTCTTGGTTTGAATTTATTAATACGATTTGGAATGTGGATACGAATTTTGCAACAACTCGTGTGAGTTTGAATCAGTTGCCAGATACCCTTGCGGCGTACTTTATACGCCTTGATTTTGGTCTTGTAAAAGGAATTGTTACTCCATATTCATGTCAGGGGGATAGTTGTGGGTATGCGTATTTAAGTGATGGTGGCACTTCTGAGTCGGCACCCCAGGTGTCGGGTTTGGCGGCCTTGATGTATCAAAAATTCAAAAAGTGCACGGGCGAACCCTTGGATAAAATGTCTATGCGAAATTCTACGGTCAAGTCACTCATCATTCATTCTGCAATTGATATGGAGGATTCCGAGAACGCCCATTTCGAATGGAATCCTGATATTACGTTTGCGCATCATAATAATAGTGGTTATTTTACGCCCTATGGTAAAGGCCCCGACTTTGCAACTGGTTGGGGAAAGATTGATGCCGCAGCAACTTTGAATACCATTGAAAATTATAAAGCAAAGACAAAGGAGTTTCCCCGATTTAAGGAATTTGAAATTGCCAATGGAATGGAAAAAAGATGGAATGTTTATGTGAATGGAAGTCCTGAAAAAATGAGGGCTACCCTTGTTTGGGATGATGCGCCTGGAATTTATAAAGTTGTTACCAATGAACATAATTTTTTAGATTCAAAATTAATGAACGATTTGGATATGTATCTTATCAGTCCATCTGGAAGATATTATTATCCGTGGAGACTGGACCCGCTGCCGACGGATTTCATTGATATAAATGGAAATTTTATTGATGATTTTTCATCTGGTCTTGAGAAAATAAGGATGCAGGATGTTCGTGATGCCTACAACAATTGCAGTTCCTCGAATTTGTTAGATTCATTATGTTTTGACCATTTGAACAATGTCGAAGTTGTCGATGTGGAAAATCCAGAGAATGGTGTTTGGCAGGTTGTAATTCGTGGAACACGAATTAGCTATGAAAATAATGAAACGGGGACTGCTCAAATCGCTTCTTTAGTGTCTGATTTTGAACTCAAAAAATCTCAATGTCAAACGGAGCATAACTATTTGCCCCAAAGTCGTTATGTGTGTGAATATCTATTTGATGGGAATTCTGCCAACTATGTTACTTTTGCCGAAAGTACCTTTGTTGGGACAGGGGATACGATATCTCTTTATGATGCGAATGAATCTTTGCTTGGGAAATATGTAGCTGATTCGCTTGCAGGAAAGAAATTAAAGGTAAAGTCTACGAAACTGAAGGTTGTGCTTGATAGTGACAATGATGGTGTTCAGGGCTGGGGCTTTGGTGTAACTCAAATCCAGTCTATTCCATATTCTATATTGAAAATGCCGTTTGAATTTGTAAATTGA
- a CDS encoding glycosyltransferase N-terminal domain-containing protein: protein MDLNVKNLGRLAVGTAIKTVAKAASKLPRLDREYHIEERLLGPWPSDGPYLWLHGASLGECRMLLGLAYALQEDLPNCPKILITSQKVEVVAFLKDSCAGAVEVAMAPADVPSALHLFASSVQPLGLILAENELWPGYLSTMSKLSTRRNIALVSGRYRKSFPFINFSGMGYACMQTAADLGRFTYASKGFVPCTVGGDWKLLNWARDGGLVCVPEKPEIDVAFLSFHQEEAEAFVAMAKDSVDKHDAVVLMPRKLSELNLFRKMLKEAGLPVVDYPNIQNGVISLVTRFGLSREILLKTRSAVVGGSFDRRLGIHDFWEPLQMGVSTCVGPYAKGHDDVVAKLVDAHVVAQILTPADFLRRRHPSPDAVRTFLMAERMKVLNSYKLLLNFIKGIL, encoded by the coding sequence ATGGACTTAAACGTAAAGAACTTAGGACGTCTTGCTGTAGGAACTGCCATTAAGACGGTGGCGAAGGCTGCAAGCAAGTTACCTCGTCTTGATCGCGAATATCATATCGAAGAACGCCTATTGGGCCCATGGCCGAGTGATGGCCCGTACCTTTGGCTTCATGGGGCAAGCCTTGGCGAATGCCGTATGCTTCTTGGACTTGCGTATGCACTCCAAGAGGACTTGCCGAATTGCCCAAAAATCTTGATTACCTCGCAAAAGGTCGAGGTGGTAGCTTTCTTAAAGGATTCCTGTGCCGGCGCAGTCGAAGTGGCGATGGCTCCGGCCGATGTTCCGTCGGCATTGCATTTGTTTGCGAGTTCGGTACAGCCGCTCGGCTTGATTCTCGCCGAAAACGAACTTTGGCCGGGCTACCTTTCGACCATGTCCAAACTTTCGACCCGCAGAAACATTGCTCTTGTTTCGGGGCGTTATCGCAAGTCGTTCCCGTTCATCAATTTTTCGGGAATGGGGTATGCCTGCATGCAGACGGCTGCTGACCTTGGCCGCTTCACGTATGCAAGCAAGGGCTTTGTCCCGTGCACCGTGGGCGGTGACTGGAAACTTTTAAACTGGGCCCGTGATGGAGGCTTGGTCTGCGTTCCCGAAAAGCCTGAAATCGATGTCGCGTTCTTGTCGTTCCACCAAGAAGAAGCCGAGGCGTTTGTGGCCATGGCGAAAGATTCTGTGGACAAGCACGACGCGGTGGTGCTCATGCCACGCAAACTTTCGGAACTGAATTTGTTCCGTAAAATGTTGAAAGAGGCTGGACTGCCTGTGGTAGATTATCCGAACATTCAAAACGGTGTCATTTCTTTGGTGACTCGCTTTGGACTTTCTCGTGAAATTCTTTTGAAAACCAGAAGCGCTGTCGTGGGCGGTTCGTTTGACCGTAGACTCGGCATCCATGATTTTTGGGAACCGCTGCAGATGGGTGTTTCCACTTGCGTGGGTCCTTACGCTAAGGGCCATGACGATGTTGTGGCGAAACTGGTCGATGCTCACGTGGTTGCCCAGATTCTTACTCCGGCGGATTTCTTGCGTCGCCGTCATCCTTCGCCCGATGCGGTGCGGACGTTCCTGATGGCCGAAAGAATGAAGGTCTTGAATTCTTATAAGCTGTTGTTGAATTTTATAAAAGGGATATTATGA
- the rpmB gene encoding 50S ribosomal protein L28, with translation MSRICEVTGKAGLVGNMVSHSNRKKLMKQLPNLQKKRFYIPEEDRWVTLRVSAAGLRTINKLGIQAVAQELGI, from the coding sequence ATGAGCCGCATTTGTGAAGTTACCGGCAAGGCCGGCCTCGTGGGCAACATGGTTTCCCACTCTAACCGCAAGAAGTTGATGAAGCAGCTGCCGAACCTTCAGAAGAAGCGTTTCTACATTCCTGAAGAAGACCGCTGGGTGACCCTCCGCGTTAGCGCTGCTGGTCTCCGCACGATCAACAAGCTTGGTATCCAGGCTGTTGCTCAGGAACTCGGCATCTAA
- a CDS encoding ATP-binding cassette domain-containing protein: MNLRKWLKKSLKGGVIRFLPMALLASAADAAVLWGIRSFIDIVGGKADIPLAAWVGGMVVLAMFRLLFLYGKSKVSEGWLYKVSARVQAWFLHRLRDLAPKNFHTPEGERMVESAYEATVVLQNNGGVFFQAVQAVLQLLVFLPVLFYISWPLATFLFVVIVPLVAVLQRKLHKLGPAEESLLRSRSDFRGNLSLARRLFRQWSGRDERKEISDGLLKEVRGLRDAGLSAAIKKSGLSLLTETVSVLAMVLVLAFCALLMNRGYMDASGLVLFTSAVLLCYKPVKECARVMPQFRSAVSAINVLEEFERLELSGKSAGKDFAAAPNATPDATSGAVSIRSGKFAYEGSETPVFTDLALNWSREKPVLVRGKNGVGKSTLLRLLSRLERWNFADAFTPSDVFFVAQDLELPPKWMLSRLLEKGRGAEAAQAIESFMQASGAASLLQKSGLSGGERARVALLWALASDCRTVLLDEPFASVALVDREPLLKAYLKTAESLGKWTIIVSHDVLSPEVECIFNVAKL, translated from the coding sequence GTGAATTTGCGAAAATGGCTAAAAAAATCCCTGAAAGGCGGTGTAATCCGCTTTTTGCCGATGGCGCTTTTGGCAAGTGCTGCCGATGCGGCGGTGCTTTGGGGGATACGCTCCTTTATTGATATTGTCGGGGGCAAGGCAGATATTCCGCTGGCGGCTTGGGTCGGGGGAATGGTGGTGCTCGCCATGTTTCGTCTATTATTCCTGTACGGCAAGTCCAAAGTTTCCGAGGGTTGGCTTTATAAGGTGTCTGCCCGGGTGCAGGCATGGTTCCTGCACAGGCTCCGCGATTTGGCTCCTAAGAACTTCCACACGCCCGAGGGCGAACGCATGGTCGAATCCGCTTATGAGGCGACGGTCGTGCTGCAGAATAATGGAGGAGTCTTTTTTCAGGCCGTGCAGGCGGTGCTTCAACTGCTGGTTTTCTTGCCGGTGCTTTTCTACATCTCTTGGCCGCTCGCCACATTCCTTTTCGTGGTGATTGTGCCGCTAGTGGCGGTCCTTCAACGTAAACTGCATAAGCTTGGCCCTGCCGAAGAATCCCTGTTGCGGTCCCGTTCCGACTTTCGCGGAAATCTGTCGCTGGCCCGTAGGCTTTTTAGGCAGTGGAGCGGCCGCGATGAACGCAAAGAAATCTCGGACGGCCTCTTGAAAGAAGTTCGCGGCCTCCGTGATGCGGGTCTCTCTGCTGCCATCAAAAAATCGGGCCTTTCGCTTTTGACCGAAACGGTTTCGGTACTTGCGATGGTCTTGGTGCTGGCGTTCTGCGCACTCCTCATGAACCGAGGCTACATGGATGCCTCTGGCCTTGTACTGTTTACCTCGGCGGTGCTCCTATGCTACAAGCCGGTCAAGGAATGCGCCCGCGTCATGCCGCAGTTCCGCTCGGCGGTCTCGGCGATCAATGTCCTCGAAGAATTTGAACGGCTTGAATTGTCCGGAAAATCCGCTGGCAAGGATTTTGCCGCGGCCCCTAATGCGACGCCCGATGCAACCTCCGGCGCAGTCTCGATTCGCAGCGGTAAATTCGCTTACGAAGGCTCCGAGACTCCTGTATTTACGGATCTTGCGCTCAATTGGTCCCGCGAAAAGCCGGTTCTTGTCCGTGGTAAAAACGGGGTGGGCAAATCCACTCTTTTGCGTCTGCTTTCGAGACTTGAACGCTGGAATTTTGCCGACGCTTTTACCCCGAGCGATGTGTTCTTTGTCGCCCAAGACCTGGAACTTCCGCCCAAATGGATGCTCTCGCGACTTTTGGAAAAAGGGCGCGGTGCCGAGGCTGCGCAGGCAATCGAGTCCTTTATGCAGGCTTCCGGGGCGGCATCTCTCCTCCAGAAATCGGGCCTTTCGGGCGGTGAACGTGCCCGTGTGGCGCTCCTTTGGGCGCTTGCTTCGGACTGTCGGACGGTACTGTTGGACGAGCCTTTCGCTTCGGTCGCTCTTGTTGACCGCGAACCCCTACTTAAAGCGTACCTAAAAACGGCTGAATCGCTTGGCAAATGGACAATTATTGTAAGTCACGATGTGCTATCTCCCGAAGTTGAATGTATATTTAATGTTGCAAAGCTTTAG